TCCGACGCCAGTCGATCGGATCATGGAGGCCGCGAAAATTCAGGTTGTGCCGCTTGCGATCGATGAAGGTTACTTGGCTCGCCTCCGACGGCAGGCGGAAGCTGCTGGCAAGGCACTGCTTTCAGCAATATCAAAGGTTTGGGGCGTTCTTGATCCGAAGGCCCGTGTCGCATTCATCGATCCGGAGACGCCGAAGGCGAAGTTGCCTTTCCTGAAGCTGCACGAGGGCGGGCATGCCTTGCTCCCGTGGCAAAGCCTGTTCGGTCACGTCGAGGATTGTCGCAAGACTCTCTCGCCCGAGATCAAGGACGAATTTGAGCAGCAGGCCAATGTTTTCGCATCTGATGTGCTTTTTCAGATGGGCAGCCTCCGCCGTGATGCTGGAGATCTGTCATTTGGAATTCCAGCAATTCTGAGCTTGGCGAAGCGTTATGGCGCTTCAATCTACGCTACCGCTCGTCGGTATGCCCAAAACAGCGATCGAACCTGTGCGGTGATCTTCCTAGACCCACCCGCGATCCACGCCGAACTCGGTGGGGTTGCAATGGTCAGGCGTGTCGCAACGTCCTCGTCGTTTGACGCTAGGTTCAGCCATCTTGTGTGGCCGTCGTGGATCAGTACGAGAGAGGGCTTGGGACGCCTCATCCCGCTGGCCAAAATGACTAGGCCTCGAGATTTTTCGATGGCCGACGCGAATTCCGATAGGTTCGAATTTGTGGGCGAAGCGTTTCGCACAACCCACCACATCATGATCCTCATTTCCTGTTTAGAAACGACGGTTCCCAAGATTTTCGTGCCTGACCGTCAGCTGGTGCTTTTCTGATGCCAGTCCAAATCACAGCTTATCTCCCCATTGTGGATGCTGAGCGTTTTCAAGCGTACGCAGAGTCATTTGGGATCGATAAGTCCGCACTGGCAAACCTGTTGATCAAGCGCGAGCTGGCTCTTCAGCGTCTCTCTGTCCTTGAGCGATACAAACATTCGATGCCGATTTCAGGCTGTAAAAAAGTGACGGCTCATATCGTTGATCCCGAAACGAAAGCCGCGTTTGCTGCCCTTTCTGAGCAAAACCAGCTCAAGGCTGGCGCGGCTGCGAGCATTCTCTTTCTCGCTGAGCTCCATGAGCGGTGGCTCGACCGCGCATTTGGGCTAGCTGACTCAATCTGAGTCAAAATCTTGACTCAGATTGAGTCAGCGCATACCGTCCCTTAACCGCGTTGTCGTATTAGCGTGGCTGTTTAAGCTCGGCTTTTCACGTTCGTGAGTCGCTGCATAAGGGGATGCTGGGATGGGAGCGCTTGCTCAATCGCCGTCGAAATATGTTCTGACGGAATTGGCCATGCGTTCGATGGTTGAGCTCGAGAGGGCTAGGGCGGGGTTGGATTTCGAAAGCGAGGCGCTCGGCGAACTCGCGTCTGCCCTGCTTGACAGCTATGAGGTGGGCGGTACTGAACCGCCCCGGGTTTACCGGAGGCGTTGGGTTGTGAGTCACGCTGCCATATCGATGGTGTCTGCGGCAGCATAATATTGATCTTCGGCTTCGGCAGGCGGGATGTTGCCGATAGGCTCCAGCAGCCGACGATGGTTGAACCAGTCGACCCATTCGAGCGTGGCGTATTCGACGGCTTCGAAACTGCGCCACGGCCCACGCCTATGGATCACTTCGGCCTTGTAGAGGCCGTTGATCGTCTCGGCCAAAGCGTTGTCGTAGCTGTCTCCGACACTGCCGACCGACGGCTCGATCCCGGCTTCGGCAAGGCGCTCGGTGTACTTGATGGACACGTATTGCGACCCGCGGTCGCTATGATGGATGAGGCCGCCCCGATGAGCCGGCCGGCGATCATGAAGCGCCTGCTCCAAGGCATCGAGAACGAAGCTGGCATGCGCCGTCCTGCTGGCCCGCCAGCCGACGATCCGCCTGGCATAGGTGTCGATGACGAAGGCGACGTAGACGAACCCCGCCCAGGTCGCGACATAGGTGAAGTCCGACACCCACAGCATGTTCGGCGCCGGCGCGTAGAACCGGCGGTTGACGTGATCGAGTGGGCACGGCGCCGCTTTGTCGCTGATGGTCGTGCGCACCGGCTTGCCCCGGATCACTCCTGCCAAGCCCATCTCTCGCATCAACCGCGCGACAGTACAGCGGGCGACCGGAAAGCCTTCCCGCATCATCTGCCGCCAGACCTTGCGCACGCCGTAGACCGCGAAGTTCTCGGCGAACACGCGCGCGATCTCCGGCTTCAGGGCGACATCCCGCTGCGCCCGCGCCGATAGGCGTGTTGGATCCTGTCGCTGCGCGACGCGCTCGTGATAGGTGGATGGGGCGATCGGCAGAACGCGGCAGATCGGCTCGACCCCATAGGCATCGCGGTGATCGTCAATGAAGGCGATCATCGCCGGAACGGGCGGTCGAGCTCCGCCTGAGCAAAATACGCTGACGCCTTGCGCAGGATCTCGTTGGCCTGTCGCAGTTCGCGGACCTCGCGCTCCAACGCCTTCACCTTGTCGGCAACCTCTGTCGGGACGCCCGCCCGCTTGCCGCTGTCGACCTCGGCCTTCTTCACCCACTCATGAAGCGTCTGCGGAACGCAGCCGATCTTTCCCGCGATCGAAACCACCGCCGCCCAGCGAGAGGGATAATCGCGCTCGTGATCGACAACCATCCGCACCGCCCGCTCGCGGACCTCAGGCGCAAATTTGTTCGTCGTCTTGCTCATACAGGCTCCACCTTCTCAGGAGTTGGAGCCTCCGGCAAACCCGGCGCGGTTCATC
This genomic window from Sphingomonas abietis contains:
- a CDS encoding IS3 family transposase (programmed frameshift) encodes the protein MSKTTNKFAPEVRERAVRMVVDHERDYPSRWAAVVSIAGKIGCVPQTLHEWVKKAEVDSGKRAGVPTEVADKVKALEREVRELRQANEILRKASAYFCSGGARPPVPAMIAFIDDHRDAYGVEPICRVLPIAPSTYHERVAQRQDPTRLSARAQRDVALKPEIARVFAENFAVYGVRKVWRQMMREGFPVARCTVARLMREMGLAGVIRGKPVRTTISDKAAPCPLDHVNRRFYAPAPNMLWVSDFTYVATWAGFVYVAFVIDTYARRIVGWRASRTAHASFVLDALEQALHDRRPAHRGGLIHHSDRGSQYVSIKYTERLAEAGIEPSVGSVGDSYDNALAETINGLYKAEVIHRRGPWRSFEAVEYATLEWVDWFNHRRLLEPIGNIPPAEAEDQYYAAADTIDMAA